GGCCTCGACCACCGTCACGATGCTGGTGCTGCTCTTCGGCTACCACACCTCGACCTCCTCGACCGTCGCCGGACAGGTCGCCGACACCGTCATCTCCTCCGGAACCGTCGCGGGGTCGGGCTCCGGCAGCGGCGCGACCACCTCGGGCGGGACGTCCGGCTCCTCGGGCTCGTCGAGCGCCGGCTCGTCGGGCTCCGGCTCGTCGGGCTCCGGTTCGTCCGGCTCGGCCAGCCAGGTCACCGGCGACACCGTCCAGACCCGCTACGGCCCGGTGCAGGTGCAGCTGTCCGTCAACGGCGGCACGATCGACAGCGTGTCGGTCCTGCAGTACCCCTCGGGCGACCCGCGCAGCTCCCAGATCAGCACCTACGCGCTCCCGGTCCTCGCCGACGAGACCGTCTCCGCGCAGAGCGCCTCGATCGACATGGTCAGCGGCGCCACCTTCACCAGCGCCGGCTACGTCCAGTCGCTGCAGAGCGCGCTCGACCAGGCGGGGCTGTGAGCACCGTGGCCGCGGCCCCTCCGCGGACGACCCGGCAGGTGGCCCACGTGATGGGCATGCCGATCAGCCTCGCCCTGCGCGGCCGGCACGCCACGACCGCGGCGGGCGAGCGGGCCTGGCTCGAGGCCGTGGCGACGCTCCGCGACGTCGACCGGGTGTTCTCCACCTACCGGGCCGACTCCCACGTGAGCCGGCTCGGGCGCGGCGAGATCGGGCTCGCCGAGTGCCCCCCGGAGGTCGCCGAGGTGCTGGCGATCGGTGAGGTCGCCCGGATCCAGTCCGGCGGGGCGTTCGACGTGCGACGCCCGCTGCCCGACGGCCGGACGGTGCTCGACCCGAGCGGCGTGGTGAAGGGCTGGGCCGTCGAGCGCGCGGTCCGCGCCCTGCTGGCCCTCGACGACACCGACGTGTGCCTCTCGGCGGGCGGCGACATGGTCTGCCACGTCGCGGACCCCGACCGCGACCCCTGGCTGGTCGGCATCGAGGACCCGCACGACCCGACCCGCGTCCTGGCGCGGGTGCCGGTCCGGCACGGCGCCGTGGCCACCTCGGGCACCGCGCACCGCGGCGAGCACATCGTCGACGCCCGCACCGGTGCCACCGCGACCGGCGTGGCGCAGGTGACCGTGGTGGGCGCCGACCTCACCTGGACCGACGTCGACGCCACCGCGGCCTACGCCCTCGGGCCGGGTGCGCTGGCGTGGCTCGCCACCCGCACCGGGCGGGCGGGACTCGTGGTGTGGGACGACGGCCGCTGCGAGACGTTCGGACGCGCGGGCTGAGGAGGGCTAGATTCGGTCCATGCTGGTGAGCGAGCGGATCGGGCAGTTCTTCGTCGAGTCCGACGGCGGTCGCGACCGGCTCGAGTACACGGAGTACGGCTCCGGCGACCAGTGGGTGGTGCTGCTCCACGGCCTGCTGATGCCGCGCCGGATGCAGCAGCCGCTGGCGCGGGCGATGGCCGCCCGGGGGCTCCACGTCGTCACCCTCGACCTGCTCGGCCACGGTCGCTCCGACCAGCCGGGCGACCCGCTGGTCTACTCGATGACGGCGTTCGGCGAGCAGGTGGTGGCGCTGCTCGACCACCTCGGGGCCGAGCAGGCCGTGGTGGGCGGCACGTCGCTCGGCGCCAACGTCGCGCTCGAGGTGGCGGTGATCGCCCCGGAGCGGGTCAGGGGCCTGGTCGTCGAGATGCCGGTCCTCGACAACGCGCTGGTCGCGGGGATCGTCGCGTTCGTGCCGATCATGTTCGCGGCCCGCTACCTGCCGTTCACGGCCAACGCGCTCCAGCGTGCGGCCCGGTCGGTGCCGCGCGGCCTGGTGCCGTTCTGGGTCGGGGTCGCGCTCGACACCGTGGACCACCGCGCCGAGACCACCGCCGCGATGCTGCACGGGGTGATCTTCGGCCGGGTCGCGCCGTCCTCGCGCCAGCGGCGCCGGATCCAGGCGCCGACGCTCGTCGTCGGTCACCCGGTCGACCCGATCCACCCCTTCGTCGACGCCGACATGCTGGCCGTGGAGCTGCCGCACGTGCGGATGGAGCGCGCCACGTCGATCCTCGAGTGGCGCTTCCGCCCCGAGCGGCTCACCGCTGCCGCCACCGACTTCGCCGCGGAGTGCTGGAGCGCGCGGGTCGCCGGCACCGCGCGCGGCCGGAAACGCTGACCCGCGCAGCCCGCCGCGCCGGGGTACGTGGGGGACAATGGTCCGGTGCCCCTCTACCGCGACGAGGCGGTCGTCCTCCGCACCCACAAGCTGGGTGAGGCCGACCGCATCATCACCCTCCTGACGCGCCGCCACGGTCGCGTCCGCGCGGTCGCGAAGGGCGTACGGCGCACCACCTCGCGCTGGGGCTCGCGCCTCGAGCCGTTCACCCACGTGGACCTCCAGCTCGCCGAGGGGCGCAGCCTCGACGTGATCACCCAGGCCGAGACCCTCGACCCGTTCCACGCCCGGCTCGGGCTCGACTACGACCGCTACACCGCCGGCACCGTGATGCTGGAGACCGCCGAGCGGCTGGTCACCGAGGACAAGGAGCCGGCCGTGCAGCAGTTCCTGCTGCTGGTCGGCGGGTTGCGGGCGATGTCCGGCGGAGAGCACCCGGCCAAGCAGGTCCTCGACTCCTACCTCCTCCGCTCGCTCGCGGTCGCCGGCTACGCACCGTCGTTCGACCACTGCGTGCAGTGCGGCGTCGAGGGCCCGCACCGCTTCTTCAACCCCTCCGCCGGTGGCGTGATGTGCGCGGCCGACAAGCTGCCCGGGTCGGCCACGCCCGCGCCCGAGACCGTGCGCGTGCTGGGCGCGCTGCTGGTCGGCGAGTGGCCGGTCGTGCACGCCGCCGACCCCCGCCACCTCCGCGAGGCCAGCGGCCTGGTGTCGGCCTACCTCGCCTGGCACCTCGAGCGCGGCCTGCGCTCGATGGCCTACGTCGAGCGGTGAGGGACGACCCCCGCTGGTCGAGGAGGTCGCCTGCCCCTCGCTGGTCGAGGAGGTCGCCTGCCCCTCGCTGGTCGAGGAGGTCGCGCAGCGACCGTCACGAGACCCGGATCCCCAGTCTCCTGCCGGTCTTGGGCGCCGCCGCCGTCCTCGCGTGGGCCGAGTGGCAGCACCACCGGTGGTCCCGCACCCTCGTCGCACCGCGGCCCGGACGTACGGCGGCGGTCGTCGTGCTCGGCTTCCGCAACCGCGGCACCCGCGCCAACGTGGTCAACCGGTGGCGGGTGCGCGCGGCCCTGCGATCGGTCGATCCGGCCCGGGAGACGACGCTCGTGCTCAGCGGCGGGCCGGTCGGCTCGCCGGTGCCCGAGGCGCGGATCCTCGCCGCGTACGCCGCCGAGCGCGGCTGGACCGGCCCGGTGGTGCTGGAGGAGGAGAGCCGCAGCACCTGGGAGAACATCACCTTCGTCGTGCCGCTCGTCGAGGCCCACGACACGATCGCCCTGGTCTCGCAGCCGGCGCACGCGCTCAAGGCGCGGGTCTACCTCCGCCGCCAGCGCCCCGACCTCGCCGCCCGGCTCGCCCCGGCCCGCGACCACGTCCCGGGGGAGTGGCTGCTCGCGAAGCCGGCGCTCGCCCTGCACGGGCTGCTGTCCTTGCGTCGGATTCCGCGCACGGAGCGCTGAGCGGCGCACGTCGCGTTCGACCGGGTCGCGCGGCTGACCTCCTCGCACCTCGTCCACCGAGGGCGCGGGACCGCCCCGGCCCCTAGGCTGCTCCCGTGAAGCGAGAGGTCAAGGCCCCCACCCCGCACCCGAGCGGCGCCACGCCGCCCGCCGTGCCGCGCGAGCTCGTCCCGGAGCACGTCGCGATCGTCATGGACGGCAACGGCCGGTGGGCCAAGGAGCGCGGGCTGCCGCGCACCAGGGGCCACGAGGAGGGCGAGAGCAGCCTCTTCGACGTCGTCGAGGGCGCCATCGAGATCGGTGTGAAGGCCGTCTCGGCCTACGCCTTCTCCACCGAGAACTGGTCGCGCAGCCCCGAGGAGGTGCGGTTCCTGATGGGCTTCAACCGCGACGTCATCCGCCGGCGCCGCGACGAGATGCACGACCTGGGGGTCAGGGTGCGCTGGGCGGGCCGCGCGCCGCGGCTGTGGAAGTCGGTCGTCAAGGAGCTC
Above is a genomic segment from Nocardioides okcheonensis containing:
- a CDS encoding YdcF family protein; translation: MGAAAVLAWAEWQHHRWSRTLVAPRPGRTAAVVVLGFRNRGTRANVVNRWRVRAALRSVDPARETTLVLSGGPVGSPVPEARILAAYAAERGWTGPVVLEEESRSTWENITFVVPLVEAHDTIALVSQPAHALKARVYLRRQRPDLAARLAPARDHVPGEWLLAKPALALHGLLSLRRIPRTER
- the recO gene encoding DNA repair protein RecO, coding for MPLYRDEAVVLRTHKLGEADRIITLLTRRHGRVRAVAKGVRRTTSRWGSRLEPFTHVDLQLAEGRSLDVITQAETLDPFHARLGLDYDRYTAGTVMLETAERLVTEDKEPAVQQFLLLVGGLRAMSGGEHPAKQVLDSYLLRSLAVAGYAPSFDHCVQCGVEGPHRFFNPSAGGVMCAADKLPGSATPAPETVRVLGALLVGEWPVVHAADPRHLREASGLVSAYLAWHLERGLRSMAYVER
- a CDS encoding FAD:protein FMN transferase; its protein translation is MSTVAAAPPRTTRQVAHVMGMPISLALRGRHATTAAGERAWLEAVATLRDVDRVFSTYRADSHVSRLGRGEIGLAECPPEVAEVLAIGEVARIQSGGAFDVRRPLPDGRTVLDPSGVVKGWAVERAVRALLALDDTDVCLSAGGDMVCHVADPDRDPWLVGIEDPHDPTRVLARVPVRHGAVATSGTAHRGEHIVDARTGATATGVAQVTVVGADLTWTDVDATAAYALGPGALAWLATRTGRAGLVVWDDGRCETFGRAG
- a CDS encoding alpha/beta fold hydrolase: MLVSERIGQFFVESDGGRDRLEYTEYGSGDQWVVLLHGLLMPRRMQQPLARAMAARGLHVVTLDLLGHGRSDQPGDPLVYSMTAFGEQVVALLDHLGAEQAVVGGTSLGANVALEVAVIAPERVRGLVVEMPVLDNALVAGIVAFVPIMFAARYLPFTANALQRAARSVPRGLVPFWVGVALDTVDHRAETTAAMLHGVIFGRVAPSSRQRRRIQAPTLVVGHPVDPIHPFVDADMLAVELPHVRMERATSILEWRFRPERLTAAATDFAAECWSARVAGTARGRKR
- a CDS encoding FMN-binding protein codes for the protein MGRIIAWASTTVTMLVLLFGYHTSTSSTVAGQVADTVISSGTVAGSGSGSGATTSGGTSGSSGSSSAGSSGSGSSGSGSSGSASQVTGDTVQTRYGPVQVQLSVNGGTIDSVSVLQYPSGDPRSSQISTYALPVLADETVSAQSASIDMVSGATFTSAGYVQSLQSALDQAGL
- a CDS encoding isoprenyl transferase; its protein translation is MKREVKAPTPHPSGATPPAVPRELVPEHVAIVMDGNGRWAKERGLPRTRGHEEGESSLFDVVEGAIEIGVKAVSAYAFSTENWSRSPEEVRFLMGFNRDVIRRRRDEMHDLGVRVRWAGRAPRLWKSVVKELQVAEELTRDNDVLTLTMCVNYGGRAELADAARSIAREVAAGRLKADKVDEKTFARHLYVPELADADMVWRTSGEQRLSNFMLWQAAYSEMVFTDVLWPDVDRRHLWSAIETYASRDRRYGGAVPNG